One segment of Channa argus isolate prfri chromosome 17, Channa argus male v1.0, whole genome shotgun sequence DNA contains the following:
- the LOC137102718 gene encoding cytochrome P450 2K4-like isoform X1, translated as MNCADEFGERHPILIAQEDNQGHGIIWSNGDSWRDMRRFTMTNLRDFGMGRKACEDKIIEECGYLVEVFKNFKGEPFDTTQSVNCSVSNIICSIVYGSRFEYNDPKFTSMVDNTNRRIKLLGSLSIQMYNLFPWIGMCVANRREIQKITTSFKLENTVIFRRLKETLDPHMCRGLVDAFLVRKQSLEDSGNTNSHFHDENLMMTVQNLFIAGTETTSTTLRWGLLLMAKYPKMQDQVQEEISRVIGSRQVQVDDRKNLHFTDAIIHETQRLANVNPMSGPHRTSQDVMFQGFFIKKGTIVYPLLTSVLYDESEWEKPYSFHPAHFLDKDGKFLKRDAFMPFSAGRRICPGESLARMELFIFFTTLLQRFRFTPPPGVSEDDLDLTPYVGFTLSPSPHKLCAVSLM; from the exons ATGAACTGTGCTGATGAGTTTGGAGAAAGACATCCAATACTAATTGCACAGGAAGATAATCAAGGCCATG GTATAATATGGTCCAATGGTGATTCCTGGAGAGACATGAGACGCTTTACTATGACAAACCTGAGAGACTTTGGGATGGGAAGGAAGGCTTGTGAGGACAAAATCATTGAAGAGTGTGGCTACCTTGTAGAAGtgtttaaaaacttcaaag GAGAACCCTTCGACACAACCCAGTCAGTGAACTGTTCAGTCTCCAACATCATCTGCTCTATTGTCTATGGCAGCAGATTTGAATACAATGATCCAAAGTTCACATCCATGGTGGATAACACAAACAGAAGAATTAAACTTTTAGGCTCCCTATCCATACAG atgtaCAACCTGTTCCCATGGATTGGCATGTGTGTTGCTAACAGAAGAGAAATTCAAAAGATCACCACGTCTTTTAAATTAGAGAACACAGTGATTTTCAGGCGTTTGAAGGAGACCCTTGATCCACATATGTGCAGAGGCTTAGTGGATGCCTTCCTGGTCCGAAAGCAAAGTTTGGAG GACTCCGGAAATACTAACAGTCACTTCCATGATGAAAACCTCATGATGACAGTCCAGAATCTGTTTATTGCTGGGACTGAAACAACTTCAACTACACTCAGATGGGGACTTCTGCTAATGGCCAAGTATCCAAAAATGCAGG ACCAGGTCCAGGAGGAGATCAGCAGGGTGATAGGGAGTCGTCAGGTGCAGGTCGACGACAGGAAGAACCTGCACTTCACTGATGCAATCATCCATGAGACACAGAGACTGGCAAACGTCAACCCCATGTCGGGGCCTCACAGAACCAGCCAAGACGTCATGTTTCAGGGTTTTTTCATTAAGAAG GGGACCATAGTGTATCCTCTCTTGACGTCTGTCCTGTATGATGAGAGTGAGTGGGAGAAACCATACAGCTTCCATCCAGCCCACTTCCTGGACAAAGATGGGAAGTTTCTTAAAAGAGATGCctttatgcctttttctgcaG GTCGCAGGATTTGTCCTGGAGAGAGTCTGGCCAGGATGGagctcttcatcttcttcaccacCCTGCTGCAGCGCTTCCGTTTCACTCCTCCACCTGGAGTTTCAGAGGATGACCTGGATCTGACTCCATATGTTGGCTTTACCCTGAGCCCCTCACCCCATAAATTGTGTGCAGTCTCCTTAATGTGA
- the LOC137102718 gene encoding cytochrome P450 2K1-like isoform X2, producing MGILDLFLQSSSVPLLGALVVLLLVYFVSSTRFSSQGEGKEPPGPRPIPVLGNLLQLDLKRPYITLLKLSKKYGSVFTVYLGPQKVVVLAGYKTVKEALMNCADEFGERHPILIAQEDNQGHGIIWSNGDSWRDMRRFTMTNLRDFGMGRKACEDKIIEECGYLVEVFKNFKGEPFDTTQSVNCSVSNIICSIVYGSRFEYNDPKFTSMVDNTNRRIKLLGSLSIQMYNLFPWIGMCVANRREIQKITTSFKLENTVIFRRLKETLDPHMCRGLVDAFLVRKQSLEDSGNTNSHFHDENLMMTVQNLFIAGTETTSTTLRWGLLLMAKYPKMQDQVQEEISRVIGSRQVQVDDRKNLHFTDAIIHETQRLANVNPMSGPHRTSQDVMFQGFFIKKGTIVYPLLTSVLYDESEWEKPYSFHPAHFLDKDGKFLKRDAFMPFSAGRRICPGESLARMELFIFFTTLLQRFRFTPPPGVSEDDLDLTPYVGFTLSPSPHKLCAVSLM from the exons ATGGGGATACTGGATCTTTTTCTTCAGTCTAGTTCTGTCCCCTTACTGGGGGCTCTGGTGGTTCTGCTGCTGGTGTACTTTGTTTCTTCTACCAGGTTCAGCTCTCAGGGAGAAGGGAAGGAACCTCCAGGACCCAGACCTATTCCTGTGCTCGGGaatctgctgcagctggacCTAAAAAGACCCTACATCACATTACTGAAG CTTTCCAAGAAATATGGATCGGTCTTCACTGTCTATCTTGGACCCCAGAAAGTGGTGGTCCTTGCAGGATACAAGACAGTGAAGGAGGCACTTATGAACTGTGCTGATGAGTTTGGAGAAAGACATCCAATACTAATTGCACAGGAAGATAATCAAGGCCATG GTATAATATGGTCCAATGGTGATTCCTGGAGAGACATGAGACGCTTTACTATGACAAACCTGAGAGACTTTGGGATGGGAAGGAAGGCTTGTGAGGACAAAATCATTGAAGAGTGTGGCTACCTTGTAGAAGtgtttaaaaacttcaaag GAGAACCCTTCGACACAACCCAGTCAGTGAACTGTTCAGTCTCCAACATCATCTGCTCTATTGTCTATGGCAGCAGATTTGAATACAATGATCCAAAGTTCACATCCATGGTGGATAACACAAACAGAAGAATTAAACTTTTAGGCTCCCTATCCATACAG atgtaCAACCTGTTCCCATGGATTGGCATGTGTGTTGCTAACAGAAGAGAAATTCAAAAGATCACCACGTCTTTTAAATTAGAGAACACAGTGATTTTCAGGCGTTTGAAGGAGACCCTTGATCCACATATGTGCAGAGGCTTAGTGGATGCCTTCCTGGTCCGAAAGCAAAGTTTGGAG GACTCCGGAAATACTAACAGTCACTTCCATGATGAAAACCTCATGATGACAGTCCAGAATCTGTTTATTGCTGGGACTGAAACAACTTCAACTACACTCAGATGGGGACTTCTGCTAATGGCCAAGTATCCAAAAATGCAGG ACCAGGTCCAGGAGGAGATCAGCAGGGTGATAGGGAGTCGTCAGGTGCAGGTCGACGACAGGAAGAACCTGCACTTCACTGATGCAATCATCCATGAGACACAGAGACTGGCAAACGTCAACCCCATGTCGGGGCCTCACAGAACCAGCCAAGACGTCATGTTTCAGGGTTTTTTCATTAAGAAG GGGACCATAGTGTATCCTCTCTTGACGTCTGTCCTGTATGATGAGAGTGAGTGGGAGAAACCATACAGCTTCCATCCAGCCCACTTCCTGGACAAAGATGGGAAGTTTCTTAAAAGAGATGCctttatgcctttttctgcaG GTCGCAGGATTTGTCCTGGAGAGAGTCTGGCCAGGATGGagctcttcatcttcttcaccacCCTGCTGCAGCGCTTCCGTTTCACTCCTCCACCTGGAGTTTCAGAGGATGACCTGGATCTGACTCCATATGTTGGCTTTACCCTGAGCCCCTCACCCCATAAATTGTGTGCAGTCTCCTTAATGTGA